In one window of Candidatus Avedoeria danica DNA:
- a CDS encoding PPC domain-containing protein — protein sequence MIHGRRIRCALVAVCGLALTAQNGLAAPGPTGTSLGQPSEIGGRAGFEIRNQADSGAPFGVPDEHHAALAAGVPRPIVYSRGHDGGRAPHAFPEGRELATAAQRESVGRKGAQPMSSARLAQAPGDCTPAELAGGTTNGQLADGDCRWGQLTGLPDVSLVDVFRLRLPARQRVRLNGQSTAFETLLSLRDARYGPIVDRAAAAAGQSAAIDLVLPAGTYLLFVTNAGSGPVATGAYSLSVTLSAEDAPTGCVPVVMAGDGTVAGNLGASGCLGYDYFPRRWFTGDAALYTVQLPSAGVLALSVAATGHVPPRLAVLTRTGLTTIDATFTESNPAALTELSVHLPAGHFLILVYADGADQAGAFTLTSSFAPQSAACQPQPAALNTDIVATLDNDCRLAYLNNGSYFNNAADVHALTIPQDGTVTIGLETRGFNGQMYILDELNQAIVDGWVDDGFMAKLPPGRFLVAVFAESSAVGGYTLRIDFEPLGKACQVQPLGWNSPVDGTIDATDCAVFEFNEILPYDRGLDVFVLDVPVRGEIEITLTSTAIDPYLMLFGGPTAAGGGLGYFLPSNDDIDSIRDTNARLRFPIWPGRYLVAALDSPFADVKSTGAYRLAATFTPVAAPVCETAVLGLNAELPAELSGTECRAFDRDPTRYSVSHQDRYRIDVPSAGVLTILMTAPSFSPRIQLAIGPYGDPIGADADPEQVGHQALLQFEAEPGTYWLDAEAVVRTRAVTGAYTLQTTFQPRPTCAAVTDLDPLPADRTGQITVEDCVLGDPPLLAQLMSAVDYYRITLKEVGALTIDMSSTTIDPALYLIDARWEIIDANANIDELDANSQLHYDQIRPGTYYIGAISTDPGQFGPYLLRVNFEPSPLDVPTAGPGASATPTTPEPTSPSPTPTGEPSQDHTIYLPFSTRLK from the coding sequence ATGATCCACGGACGAAGAATTCGATGCGCGCTCGTGGCGGTGTGCGGTCTGGCGTTGACCGCCCAGAACGGCCTGGCGGCGCCCGGTCCGACCGGAACCTCGCTCGGGCAACCGTCTGAGATCGGCGGCCGAGCCGGCTTCGAGATCCGCAACCAGGCGGACAGCGGCGCACCTTTCGGTGTCCCCGACGAGCACCACGCCGCTCTCGCCGCGGGGGTGCCGCGACCGATCGTCTACTCGAGGGGACATGATGGCGGGCGGGCACCGCACGCCTTTCCGGAAGGACGCGAGCTGGCGACCGCGGCGCAGCGTGAATCCGTCGGGCGCAAGGGTGCCCAGCCGATGTCGAGCGCACGCCTGGCGCAAGCGCCGGGCGACTGCACCCCGGCGGAGTTGGCGGGCGGGACGACGAACGGCCAGCTGGCGGACGGGGACTGCCGGTGGGGCCAGCTGACCGGCTTGCCGGATGTCTCCCTCGTCGACGTCTTCCGGCTGCGGCTACCGGCACGGCAGCGCGTGCGACTGAACGGCCAGAGCACGGCGTTCGAGACGCTGCTCAGCCTGCGCGACGCGCGCTACGGGCCGATAGTCGACCGGGCGGCCGCGGCCGCAGGTCAGTCCGCCGCCATCGACCTCGTGCTGCCGGCCGGCACATATCTCTTGTTCGTCACGAACGCGGGCAGCGGCCCGGTCGCGACGGGCGCTTACAGCCTGTCGGTCACACTGTCGGCCGAGGACGCGCCGACCGGGTGCGTGCCGGTCGTGATGGCCGGCGACGGAACGGTGGCCGGCAACCTCGGTGCGTCCGGTTGCCTTGGATATGACTACTTTCCGCGCCGATGGTTCACCGGGGACGCTGCCCTGTACACGGTCCAGTTGCCATCCGCCGGCGTCCTCGCACTGAGCGTGGCCGCGACGGGCCACGTGCCGCCGCGCCTGGCCGTGCTGACCCGCACCGGCTTGACGACGATCGACGCGACGTTCACCGAGAGCAATCCGGCGGCGCTGACGGAGCTCAGCGTGCACCTGCCTGCGGGCCACTTCCTGATCCTGGTGTATGCGGACGGCGCCGACCAGGCGGGCGCGTTCACCTTGACCTCGTCCTTCGCGCCGCAGTCCGCCGCTTGCCAGCCGCAGCCGGCCGCGCTGAACACCGACATCGTGGCGACGTTGGACAACGACTGCCGTTTGGCCTACCTGAACAACGGCAGCTACTTCAACAACGCCGCCGACGTCCATGCGCTGACGATCCCACAGGACGGCACGGTGACGATCGGGCTCGAGACCCGCGGCTTCAACGGCCAAATGTACATCCTCGACGAGCTGAACCAGGCGATCGTCGACGGTTGGGTCGATGACGGGTTCATGGCGAAGCTGCCGCCTGGGCGGTTCCTCGTGGCCGTGTTCGCAGAGTCGTCCGCCGTTGGCGGCTACACGTTGCGGATCGACTTCGAGCCGCTCGGCAAGGCGTGCCAGGTGCAGCCGCTGGGCTGGAACAGTCCGGTCGACGGCACGATCGACGCCACGGACTGCGCGGTCTTCGAGTTCAACGAGATCCTGCCGTACGATCGCGGGTTGGACGTATTCGTCCTCGACGTTCCGGTGCGCGGCGAGATCGAGATCACGCTGACCTCGACGGCGATCGACCCCTATCTCATGCTGTTCGGCGGACCGACCGCCGCCGGCGGTGGGCTGGGCTACTTCCTGCCATCCAACGACGACATCGACTCCATCCGCGACACGAACGCGCGCCTCAGGTTCCCGATCTGGCCGGGTCGCTACCTCGTTGCAGCGCTGGACTCACCGTTCGCGGACGTCAAGTCGACGGGCGCGTACCGCCTCGCGGCGACGTTCACGCCCGTTGCGGCGCCCGTCTGCGAGACCGCGGTTCTCGGTCTGAACGCGGAGCTGCCCGCCGAGTTGTCGGGCACGGAGTGCCGCGCGTTCGATCGTGATCCGACGCGCTACTCCGTCTCGCACCAGGACCGGTACCGCATCGACGTCCCATCCGCCGGCGTCCTGACGATCCTCATGACCGCGCCGTCGTTCTCCCCCCGCATCCAGCTGGCGATCGGACCGTACGGCGATCCCATCGGTGCGGACGCCGACCCGGAGCAGGTGGGTCACCAAGCGCTGCTGCAGTTCGAGGCCGAGCCCGGCACGTACTGGCTCGATGCCGAGGCCGTCGTCCGGACACGAGCCGTCACGGGCGCGTACACGCTCCAGACGACGTTCCAGCCGCGTCCGACATGCGCAGCCGTCACCGACCTGGATCCGCTGCCGGCCGACCGCACCGGCCAGATCACCGTCGAAGACTGCGTGCTCGGCGACCCGCCGCTGCTCGCCCAGCTCATGTCGGCCGTCGATTACTACCGGATCACGCTCAAGGAGGTCGGCGCGCTGACGATCGACATGTCCTCGACCACGATCGACCCGGCCCTCTACCTGATCGACGCGCGCTGGGAGATCATCGACGCGAACGCCAACATCGACGAGCTCGACGCGAACAGCCAGCTGCACTACGACCAGATTCGGCCGGGCACGTACTACATCGGCGCGATCTCGACGGATCCGGGTCAGTTCGGCCCGTACCTGCTGCGCGTGAACTTCGAGCCGTCGCCGCTCGACGTGCCGACGGCCGGCCCCGGGGCCAGCGCGACGCCGACCACGCCCGAGCCGACGTCGCCGTCGCCGACGCCGACCGGCGAACCGAGCCAGGATCACACGATCTACCTGCCGTTCAGCACACGGCTGAAGTAG
- a CDS encoding AAA family ATPase: protein MNCTACGFANPPNAKFCAGCGQALHLRCGTCGTELVGGARFCFSCGAPVAADPPTDNAPAPPTDVPAESMDAGAERRMVTILFADIVGSTVLGEQFDPEDLAELMSRALAEMTRAVEGAGGTVGRLMGDGMLAFFGAPISHEDDPLRAIRAALAIRDHVGALSESLAAEGGPQLQVRVGLNSGLVVVGQVGGDVFSEYTTMGDAANTAARMQGAAGPDEVFVSAATAELLRHAVALEFVGELDLKGKAQPVAAYRVSGAAPAPGASTRGLAGRVTPMVGRDVELAQLVSRYGEVVASNRLAWVTVVGEAGIGKSRLTQAFVEALESTSPTPTVLRARALEQAADAYSLLRDLLLQRYGDVDARGGTRAERRRRLADAVAADLAGAPAIDVERSGRDLSALVLSEAAGPDPRGLAERALTALATLLGMLAARAPLVLVLEDLHWADDASLDALPRIVDDLVDRPVFVLGNARAGLYTRRPHWGEGEAAHSRLDLAQLSAVALEGLLRTLLDSDAQVPAEIRAFVLERGEGNPYYVEELVHMLLMRQILTRSASGGWVVDATALDGGEVPTTLAGMLQAHLDALTAAQKRLLQLASVVGREFWSGAIEALSATDAVPESDLDALRHNGLLFARGRSSFVGEREFLFKHALLRDAAYASLLKRQRPALHAKAADWLFTASGDRYPEYAAQIGEHCLAAARPLSAALHLGAAGDREREVYANATAVAFYNRAIDLWGGAGAGGDIPAAERAGAAGLPDDVTATRAAFQLLRGRELALDTAARRDQQRADLEAMAHLAARLDDAAISYVHFRRSWLAQRVGDAAAAESEARAALATAGDDRHARADALVNLGNALVMAKSGADAEQPFREAVRLLDALGDRAAAANAWLGVARACRLAERPADAHRSFENALALYRDAGDLIGQAATLTSQAVMRGMHGELDAVEPLLMDALRLYRAAGERDGEGMTLHNLGYLAKERGDIGAATARFSEALAIFRATKNTSDAADVLDELAGAWATLGDEKSAARARTDAAKARAAIQT, encoded by the coding sequence TTGAACTGCACAGCTTGCGGTTTCGCCAACCCGCCCAACGCGAAGTTCTGTGCCGGTTGCGGCCAAGCGTTGCATCTGCGCTGCGGCACGTGCGGCACCGAGCTCGTCGGCGGCGCCCGGTTCTGCTTCAGCTGCGGCGCGCCCGTTGCCGCGGACCCGCCGACGGACAACGCGCCCGCCCCGCCGACGGATGTCCCGGCGGAGTCGATGGACGCCGGAGCCGAGCGGCGCATGGTCACGATCCTCTTCGCCGACATCGTCGGCTCGACCGTCCTCGGTGAGCAGTTCGATCCCGAGGACTTGGCGGAGCTGATGAGCCGTGCCCTGGCGGAGATGACGCGTGCGGTCGAGGGTGCGGGGGGGACGGTCGGCCGGTTGATGGGCGACGGCATGCTCGCCTTCTTCGGGGCGCCGATCAGCCACGAGGACGACCCGCTGCGGGCGATTCGCGCCGCGCTGGCGATCCGCGACCACGTTGGCGCGTTGTCCGAATCGCTCGCCGCGGAAGGCGGACCGCAGCTGCAGGTTCGTGTCGGGTTGAACAGCGGCCTCGTCGTCGTCGGCCAAGTCGGCGGCGACGTGTTCAGTGAGTACACGACGATGGGCGACGCGGCGAACACGGCGGCCCGGATGCAGGGCGCGGCCGGACCGGACGAGGTGTTCGTCAGCGCGGCGACGGCTGAGCTGCTGCGGCACGCCGTCGCGCTCGAGTTCGTCGGCGAACTCGATCTCAAGGGCAAGGCGCAGCCCGTTGCGGCGTATCGGGTGTCCGGCGCGGCGCCGGCTCCGGGTGCGTCCACGCGCGGTCTGGCAGGTCGGGTGACGCCGATGGTCGGACGGGACGTCGAGCTTGCGCAGCTCGTGTCGCGCTATGGTGAGGTCGTCGCGTCGAATCGGCTGGCATGGGTGACCGTCGTCGGCGAGGCAGGCATCGGCAAGTCCCGCCTCACACAGGCGTTCGTCGAGGCCCTCGAGTCGACTTCGCCGACGCCGACCGTGCTGCGCGCGCGCGCCCTCGAGCAGGCCGCCGATGCCTACAGCTTGCTGCGGGACCTCCTTCTGCAGCGCTACGGCGACGTCGATGCCCGCGGCGGCACGCGCGCGGAGCGCCGGCGTCGCCTGGCCGATGCCGTCGCCGCCGACCTCGCCGGCGCGCCGGCGATCGACGTCGAGCGTTCCGGGCGTGACCTCAGCGCCCTCGTCCTCAGCGAAGCCGCCGGGCCCGATCCGCGCGGCCTCGCTGAACGCGCCTTGACCGCCCTGGCCACGCTGCTCGGAATGTTGGCGGCGCGTGCGCCGCTCGTCCTCGTGCTCGAAGACCTTCACTGGGCGGACGATGCCTCGCTCGACGCGCTGCCGCGCATCGTCGACGACCTGGTGGACCGACCGGTCTTCGTCCTCGGCAACGCGCGTGCCGGCCTGTATACCCGCCGACCGCATTGGGGCGAGGGCGAGGCGGCCCACAGCCGTCTCGACTTGGCGCAGCTGTCGGCCGTCGCGCTCGAGGGGCTGCTCCGGACGCTGCTCGACTCCGACGCACAGGTGCCCGCCGAGATCCGGGCGTTCGTCCTCGAGCGAGGGGAAGGGAACCCGTACTACGTCGAGGAGCTCGTCCACATGCTCCTCATGCGTCAGATCCTGACGCGCTCCGCTTCGGGCGGCTGGGTCGTCGATGCGACGGCCCTCGACGGCGGCGAGGTGCCGACGACGCTGGCGGGAATGCTGCAGGCGCACCTCGACGCGCTGACGGCCGCGCAGAAGCGGCTTCTCCAGCTGGCGTCCGTCGTCGGCCGCGAGTTCTGGTCCGGCGCCATCGAGGCGCTCAGCGCCACGGACGCTGTGCCCGAGAGCGACCTGGACGCCCTGCGGCACAACGGCCTCTTGTTTGCCCGCGGGCGATCGAGTTTCGTCGGCGAGCGGGAGTTCCTCTTCAAGCACGCGCTGCTGCGCGACGCGGCCTATGCATCGTTGCTCAAGCGACAACGCCCCGCGCTGCATGCCAAGGCCGCCGACTGGCTGTTCACGGCCTCCGGCGACCGCTATCCGGAGTACGCCGCCCAGATCGGCGAGCACTGCCTGGCGGCCGCACGGCCGTTGTCCGCGGCACTGCACTTGGGGGCCGCCGGCGACCGCGAGCGCGAGGTCTATGCCAACGCCACCGCTGTGGCGTTCTACAACAGGGCGATCGACCTCTGGGGCGGCGCCGGCGCCGGAGGCGACATTCCGGCGGCCGAGCGCGCAGGCGCCGCCGGCCTCCCGGACGACGTCACGGCGACACGGGCTGCGTTTCAGCTTCTCCGTGGCCGCGAGCTGGCGCTCGACACGGCGGCCAGGCGCGATCAGCAGCGCGCCGACCTTGAAGCCATGGCCCACCTGGCGGCGCGCTTGGATGATGCGGCGATCAGCTACGTCCACTTCCGCCGCTCGTGGCTGGCGCAGCGCGTCGGCGACGCGGCGGCGGCCGAGAGCGAGGCCCGCGCGGCGCTGGCCACCGCCGGCGACGACCGCCATGCGCGGGCCGATGCGCTCGTGAATCTCGGCAACGCGCTCGTGATGGCCAAGTCCGGTGCGGACGCCGAACAGCCGTTCCGCGAGGCCGTCCGCCTCCTCGACGCCCTGGGCGACCGGGCAGCGGCCGCCAACGCATGGCTTGGTGTCGCGCGCGCCTGTCGCTTGGCGGAGCGCCCGGCTGACGCGCACCGCAGTTTCGAGAACGCGCTGGCGTTGTACCGGGACGCCGGTGATCTCATCGGACAGGCGGCGACGTTGACCTCACAGGCGGTCATGCGCGGCATGCACGGCGAACTGGACGCCGTCGAGCCGCTGCTGATGGACGCGCTTCGACTCTACCGCGCGGCAGGCGAGCGGGATGGTGAGGGGATGACGCTCCACAACCTCGGCTACCTGGCCAAGGAGCGGGGCGACATCGGCGCGGCGACGGCGCGATTCAGCGAGGCGCTGGCCATCTTCAGGGCGACGAAGAACACGTCCGACGCGGCCGATGTGCTCGACGAACTTGCCGGCGCTTGGGCGACGCTCGGCGACGAGAAGTCCGCCGCCCGCGCCCGCACGGACGCGGCGAAGGCCAGGGCGGCGATTCAGACGTAG
- a CDS encoding mechanosensitive ion channel, protein MFDLDWVAIAAAVSIGLLIGVLLGPLRRRPLAQKALGSVWLALAWLAVVLIVRGDVSLSAPEQSFSKAILIFLSCNAAFQVIDLVVWDVVLNRRMVRGRQVSRLVMHVVGGLALLGAAMLALYNQFPDQARGILVTSTVVSAVLGLALQDVLGNVIGGLALEFEAPFHIGDWVRIGDVDGEVAGMNWRTTAIRTRDNHIVYLTNGSVAKMDVVNLYRPERAEACDLFIGVAYDHAPGEVREVLLAAVRATPGVLAEPSPYVFVHEFGDFAIVYRLRLWFDDHWALPRTRDGVMTRAWYHLQRNGMGIPFPIRDVRLTAVPADAADLRAAKAGQAVIAALTPIDLFAELDAEQVARLAAASRRVTFARGERLFRQGDVGGPLFVIERGRVRVDVAGEDGDVVTVAQRSAGEHFGELGVLTGAPRTATIVAEEETVLIEVDHAAFAGLLRTDPVVAERLARVVAQRAEETTAQLAAARPAADEPRAVASLLARIRHVFGIG, encoded by the coding sequence ATGTTCGATTTGGATTGGGTGGCCATCGCCGCCGCTGTGTCGATCGGGCTGTTGATCGGTGTGCTGCTCGGTCCGCTGCGGCGCCGCCCGCTGGCGCAGAAGGCGCTCGGCAGCGTGTGGCTGGCGCTCGCCTGGCTGGCGGTCGTGCTCATCGTCCGCGGCGACGTGAGCCTGAGCGCACCTGAGCAATCGTTCAGCAAGGCCATCCTGATCTTCCTGTCGTGCAACGCCGCGTTCCAGGTCATCGATCTCGTTGTTTGGGACGTGGTCCTGAACCGGCGCATGGTGCGCGGGCGGCAAGTGTCACGGCTCGTCATGCACGTGGTCGGCGGGCTGGCATTGCTCGGGGCAGCGATGCTGGCGCTCTACAACCAGTTCCCCGACCAAGCGCGCGGCATCCTCGTTACGTCGACCGTCGTTTCCGCGGTCCTCGGCTTGGCGCTGCAGGACGTCCTTGGCAACGTGATCGGCGGCCTGGCCCTCGAGTTCGAGGCGCCGTTCCACATCGGCGACTGGGTGCGCATCGGCGACGTGGACGGTGAGGTCGCCGGCATGAACTGGCGCACGACGGCGATCCGGACGCGCGACAACCACATCGTCTACCTGACGAACGGCAGCGTCGCCAAGATGGACGTCGTGAACCTCTATCGGCCCGAACGCGCCGAGGCATGCGACCTGTTCATCGGTGTGGCCTACGATCACGCGCCGGGCGAAGTGCGAGAGGTGCTTCTAGCGGCCGTCCGAGCGACACCGGGCGTCCTGGCCGAGCCGTCGCCCTATGTCTTCGTGCACGAGTTCGGCGACTTCGCGATCGTCTACCGTTTGCGGCTGTGGTTCGACGATCACTGGGCGCTGCCCCGCACCCGCGACGGCGTGATGACCCGCGCCTGGTACCACCTGCAGCGCAACGGCATGGGCATCCCGTTCCCGATCCGCGACGTCCGACTGACGGCGGTGCCGGCCGACGCGGCGGATCTGCGGGCCGCCAAGGCAGGGCAGGCCGTGATCGCCGCGCTCACGCCGATCGATCTGTTCGCCGAACTCGACGCGGAACAGGTCGCACGGTTGGCCGCGGCCAGCCGGCGCGTGACGTTTGCGCGCGGCGAGCGATTGTTCCGCCAGGGCGATGTCGGCGGGCCGCTCTTTGTCATCGAACGAGGACGCGTGCGCGTTGACGTCGCCGGCGAGGACGGCGACGTCGTCACGGTGGCGCAACGCTCGGCCGGCGAGCACTTCGGCGAGCTGGGCGTCCTGACCGGCGCACCCCGCACGGCGACGATCGTTGCCGAGGAAGAGACTGTGCTCATCGAAGTGGACCACGCCGCGTTCGCCGGCCTGCTGCGCACCGATCCGGTTGTCGCCGAGCGCTTGGCGCGGGTCGTGGCGCAGCGGGCCGAAGAGACGACGGCCCAGTTGGCGGCGGCCCGTCCGGCGGCGGACGAGCCGCGGGCCGTCGCGTCGCTCCTCGCACGGATCCGGCATGTGTTCGGCATCGGCTAA